In Micromonospora purpureochromogenes, a single window of DNA contains:
- a CDS encoding toxin glutamine deamidase domain-containing protein, with amino-acid sequence MSLLPSPIPHPLEYSPWDLPGWVYEALDWVIGVEWPEGDERAVWDLADQWYGVAAALAGPRDDAITAAAEVRSGYGGIGLVAEAFDTAWRRVAEGDEAPLPVLLAVSGDLGRLVEECGCDIEGAKLEVWIELGILVVELLAIAVASVVTAGAASPAVGAATTASRLVVQQIFKRLLAQLAKKELKQGLKEAGERAAKEVARGGMRGLGKRAARGGLEEAAEESGISLATQAYQNSTGRRHGLDLADLGTSAVGGLAGGAVAPLAGLGRHAHGRGARIAEHFGREMTGETLAEGAAGLATGQGVLSLEDAARAAVSGATGSATGQVDAAVRARVDGQLSALAAPLPPMELPLVSPAVAAGDLPSPRDGSSAEADASALSGGSGPGAALAAPLADAAPPAPPPDREAVAAGRGDTVPAAEGGSASGPGVSVAVTADTDAAASTQAAHGPASGSPTLSSVTTERPPSPQVGDVPATAAHSTTTPTAANPATSTPVTTGPVTTSATTAMPTTVTRSGTVTSSATVTTSGSVTSHATVTSSGTAAVGTATSVPPASGNGPASAHPPVAAAHGSPPTATPPQVQRPGSVGADPSPRQGPGTPHQDGDVGTPNRFPSLEALAPATSPLPEAQPSPVPLGPATGLPRPRTPEWYAANWAAEREALERCRYQGYFESQRAWYEDKRRFDAASRRKDVARTHEERARRSARRAIELQREGRVEMADWFQRLANQDQRDAFDEQDLADDILAGRVVPDEVFIDNPADFQRINDDVADLALGAVETSDRSALTGADDDPPPIDRSRRYGQWGGLRPPLALHQTDLERQMPRHPDGSVVRTADPRQGGWFALANDGGPQADPTRGINCLDCTLSLFETWVHGRPRVSAPRTFDGYAAGDIRCLIMGEKNGPRRVEQVTGGRFQKLVGRREGATDSPTLHDAVDRGFENLRVQLKIGGHGSYAFLITEWENGGSHAWVALNQNGTILYLDPQSGAVHDQPLYRHQGVADPDNVISVDALVLGGDGRPMPLGGLARGRFSVLPDLPDYPSTPEDEAGYRDPYLNRLHLLDGPGIASPGNGPPANGVPPAAPDPPPDPDEPPGEAEELRRARQLAYRERQAAGLPAREVVAVSAGLDAVFEAGVTPAEVAAQLEGPTLRRLAPHLDEAAAHDVARLLADPRVARMLDETWQTPPYGEPMLAETLARQLTQHPDLARMVLATPELANSLTARPLTLHHLAADQRAIDVLGSVLDDISATGRARGTSTASSVHATPLTTEQRQISEAIKARKQPVYQSDFDLSRQHDEEYRLAYLKNLYQAAEVAQRELNQVASSLAAGNGRPGWRRQRKGYRRVLDKLIEYDNDASKLKDLAAAKVQFDRLEDVYAALAALGRRTDAVVLNIKDRFIKPLTSGYRDVLLSLRMSNGHVAELRLHLAAMDDVAVWEHPLYEVRRDLEAIAEAEGRELTAAEVRIMDGLLCREREAFWSALNRGESESGRR; translated from the coding sequence GTGAGCCTGCTGCCCAGCCCGATCCCGCACCCGCTCGAATACAGCCCCTGGGACCTGCCGGGCTGGGTCTACGAGGCACTCGACTGGGTCATCGGGGTGGAGTGGCCGGAGGGGGACGAACGCGCCGTCTGGGACCTCGCCGACCAGTGGTACGGCGTCGCCGCGGCGCTCGCCGGTCCGCGCGACGACGCGATCACCGCCGCGGCCGAGGTGCGCAGTGGGTACGGCGGCATCGGCCTGGTGGCCGAGGCGTTCGACACCGCCTGGCGGCGGGTTGCCGAAGGCGACGAGGCGCCCCTGCCCGTCCTGCTCGCGGTCAGCGGCGACCTCGGCCGGCTGGTCGAGGAGTGCGGCTGCGACATCGAGGGCGCCAAGCTCGAGGTCTGGATCGAGTTGGGCATCCTCGTCGTCGAGCTGCTGGCGATCGCCGTGGCCAGCGTGGTGACCGCCGGTGCCGCGTCACCCGCCGTGGGGGCGGCGACCACCGCCAGCCGGCTGGTGGTCCAGCAGATCTTCAAGCGGCTGCTGGCCCAACTCGCGAAGAAGGAACTGAAGCAGGGCCTCAAGGAGGCCGGGGAGCGGGCCGCCAAGGAGGTGGCCCGGGGCGGCATGCGTGGGCTGGGCAAGCGCGCCGCCAGGGGCGGGCTGGAGGAGGCGGCCGAGGAGTCCGGGATCAGCCTCGCCACGCAGGCGTACCAGAATTCCACCGGACGTCGCCACGGCCTGGACCTGGCCGACCTCGGCACGTCGGCGGTCGGTGGGCTCGCCGGCGGCGCGGTGGCACCGCTGGCGGGGCTCGGCCGGCACGCCCACGGTCGCGGCGCGCGGATCGCCGAACACTTCGGGCGGGAGATGACCGGCGAGACCCTCGCCGAGGGCGCGGCGGGCCTGGCCACCGGCCAGGGCGTCCTGTCGCTGGAGGACGCCGCGCGGGCGGCCGTCTCCGGTGCCACCGGTTCGGCGACCGGCCAGGTCGACGCCGCGGTGCGCGCCCGCGTCGACGGGCAGTTGAGTGCGCTCGCCGCGCCGCTCCCGCCGATGGAGTTGCCCCTCGTGTCGCCGGCCGTGGCTGCGGGCGACCTCCCCTCGCCCCGCGACGGCTCGTCTGCCGAGGCGGACGCTTCGGCGTTGTCCGGTGGCTCCGGACCGGGCGCGGCGCTTGCCGCCCCCCTCGCGGACGCCGCTCCGCCGGCGCCCCCGCCGGATCGGGAGGCCGTGGCGGCGGGCCGGGGAGACACAGTTCCGGCTGCGGAGGGCGGGTCGGCGTCGGGTCCCGGGGTGTCAGTGGCCGTGACCGCGGATACCGACGCCGCCGCGTCGACTCAGGCGGCCCACGGACCGGCGTCGGGCAGCCCCACGCTCTCGTCGGTCACCACGGAACGCCCGCCGTCGCCACAGGTTGGCGATGTGCCTGCCACCGCGGCTCACTCCACCACCACACCGACGGCTGCCAACCCGGCGACCTCCACCCCGGTGACCACCGGCCCCGTGACGACCTCCGCCACCACGGCGATGCCCACCACCGTGACGAGATCGGGCACTGTGACGTCGTCCGCGACCGTGACGACGTCCGGCTCTGTGACGTCGCACGCCACCGTGACGTCGTCCGGCACTGCGGCGGTCGGCACGGCGACCAGCGTCCCTCCAGCCAGTGGGAACGGGCCTGCCTCGGCGCACCCGCCGGTGGCCGCCGCTCACGGCAGCCCTCCGACCGCCACTCCGCCACAGGTGCAGCGGCCCGGCTCGGTAGGTGCGGATCCATCGCCTCGGCAGGGTCCAGGGACACCACACCAGGACGGTGACGTCGGCACACCGAACCGGTTCCCGTCGCTGGAGGCGCTGGCCCCGGCGACCTCACCACTTCCCGAGGCGCAACCGTCGCCCGTTCCATTGGGACCGGCCACTGGACTGCCACGCCCGAGGACGCCCGAGTGGTACGCCGCGAATTGGGCGGCCGAGCGGGAAGCTCTGGAGCGATGCCGCTACCAGGGCTACTTCGAGTCACAGCGAGCCTGGTACGAGGACAAGCGGCGGTTCGACGCGGCCAGCCGCCGTAAGGATGTGGCTCGGACCCACGAGGAAAGAGCACGCCGGTCTGCTCGTCGCGCGATCGAGTTGCAGCGCGAGGGTCGCGTCGAAATGGCGGACTGGTTCCAGCGGCTTGCGAACCAGGACCAGCGTGACGCTTTCGACGAGCAGGATCTGGCCGATGACATTCTGGCCGGCAGGGTCGTGCCGGACGAGGTCTTCATCGACAACCCGGCCGACTTCCAGCGGATCAACGACGACGTCGCCGACCTGGCCCTCGGTGCGGTCGAGACGAGCGACCGGTCGGCGCTGACCGGTGCCGACGACGACCCGCCGCCGATCGACCGTTCCCGCCGGTACGGGCAGTGGGGTGGGCTGCGCCCGCCGCTGGCACTGCACCAGACCGACCTCGAACGGCAGATGCCCCGCCACCCCGACGGCAGCGTCGTGCGGACCGCCGATCCCCGGCAGGGCGGGTGGTTCGCGCTCGCCAACGACGGCGGGCCGCAGGCCGACCCCACGCGCGGCATCAACTGCCTCGACTGCACGCTGTCGCTCTTCGAGACCTGGGTACACGGCCGGCCGCGGGTCTCCGCGCCGCGTACCTTCGACGGCTACGCCGCGGGTGACATCCGCTGTCTGATCATGGGCGAGAAGAACGGCCCGCGGCGGGTGGAGCAGGTCACCGGCGGGCGTTTCCAGAAGCTGGTGGGCCGACGGGAAGGGGCGACGGACAGTCCGACCCTGCACGACGCGGTCGACCGTGGCTTCGAGAACCTGCGCGTCCAGCTGAAGATCGGCGGCCACGGCAGCTACGCGTTCCTCATCACCGAGTGGGAGAACGGCGGGTCCCACGCCTGGGTCGCCCTCAACCAGAACGGCACCATCCTCTACCTCGACCCGCAGAGCGGCGCAGTCCACGACCAGCCCCTCTACCGCCATCAGGGTGTCGCCGACCCGGACAACGTCATCAGCGTCGACGCCCTCGTGCTCGGCGGTGACGGCCGGCCGATGCCGCTGGGTGGGCTGGCCCGGGGACGGTTCAGCGTCCTCCCCGATCTGCCCGACTATCCGTCGACGCCGGAGGACGAGGCCGGGTACCGCGACCCGTACCTGAACCGCCTCCACCTGCTCGACGGTCCGGGCATCGCTTCCCCTGGAAACGGTCCTCCGGCAAACGGCGTGCCACCTGCCGCGCCCGACCCTCCGCCGGATCCCGATGAGCCGCCCGGCGAAGCGGAAGAACTGCGGCGAGCACGTCAACTCGCGTACCGCGAGCGCCAGGCTGCCGGGCTGCCGGCTCGTGAGGTCGTCGCGGTGAGCGCCGGTCTCGACGCGGTGTTCGAAGCAGGCGTCACCCCTGCCGAGGTGGCCGCCCAGCTCGAGGGTCCGACGCTTCGGCGGCTCGCCCCGCACCTCGACGAGGCGGCGGCCCACGACGTGGCGCGGTTGCTCGCCGATCCGCGAGTTGCTCGCATGCTCGACGAAACGTGGCAGACGCCCCCGTACGGCGAGCCGATGCTCGCCGAGACGCTGGCTAGGCAGTTGACGCAGCATCCGGATCTGGCTCGGATGGTCCTGGCCACGCCGGAGCTCGCGAACTCGCTGACGGCGCGTCCGCTGACGCTGCACCACCTCGCGGCCGATCAGCGGGCCATCGACGTCCTGGGGTCAGTGCTCGACGACATCTCCGCGACGGGGCGGGCACGTGGCACCTCTACTGCGTCGTCCGTACATGCGACGCCACTGACTACTGAGCAGCGGCAGATCTCAGAAGCCATCAAGGCCCGTAAGCAACCCGTGTACCAGTCCGACTTCGATCTGTCGAGGCAGCACGATGAAGAATATCGGCTGGCGTACCTCAAGAACCTCTACCAGGCTGCCGAGGTGGCGCAGCGCGAGTTGAATCAGGTCGCCTCGTCCCTGGCGGCTGGCAATGGCCGCCCTGGCTGGCGGCGCCAACGCAAGGGCTATCGCCGTGTTCTGGACAAACTCATTGAGTACGATAACGACGCATCCAAGTTGAAGGACCTGGCCGCAGCCAAGGTGCAATTTGATCGCCTGGAAGACGTATACGCAGCGCTTGCTGCGTTGGGCCGGCGCACCGACGCTGTGGTGCTTAACATCAAGGATCGTTTCATCAAGCCCCTGACGAGCGGATATCGCGATGTGCTGCTCAGCTTGCGGATGTCCAACGGCCACGTCGCCGAACTGCGCCTGCATCTTGCCGCAATGGACGATGTTGCGGTGTGGGAGCATCCTCTTTACGAGGTTCGGCGAGACCTGGAGGCGATTGCCGAGGCTGAGGGTCGCGAGCTGACAGCCGCAGAGGTTCGGATCATGGACGGTTTGCTCTGCAGGGAGCGGGAAGCCTTCTGGTCGGCACTGAACCGGGGCGAAAGTGAGAGTGGACGGCGTTGA
- a CDS encoding YbaB/EbfC family nucleoid-associated protein produces the protein MDELQTKLAELRITERSDDGQVTATVGARGELIAVELSPAVYHARDARDLSRKITTTVHRATAAAVAATQELVAGYLPAGSGSVDFIRSGDFGALLGRADAALQGEGERRG, from the coding sequence TTGGACGAACTGCAGACCAAGCTGGCGGAGCTGCGGATCACCGAACGCTCCGACGACGGTCAGGTGACCGCCACCGTGGGAGCCCGGGGCGAGTTGATCGCCGTGGAGCTCAGTCCGGCCGTTTACCACGCCCGGGACGCGAGAGATCTGAGCCGGAAGATCACCACGACGGTCCACCGGGCCACCGCTGCCGCCGTCGCCGCCACCCAGGAGTTGGTTGCCGGTTACCTGCCGGCGGGGTCCGGCTCGGTGGACTTCATCCGCAGCGGTGACTTCGGTGCGCTGCTCGGCCGGGCCGACGCGGCCCTTCAGGGCGAAGGGGAACGGCGTGGCTGA
- a CDS encoding SUKH-3 domain-containing protein — protein sequence MIDRQQAEQLATVWARRDSQRLGYECRPRIDEFDLGYVIRSVVSPDIDTVPGDLPTTVVDKETGEVSTWPRVPVAAVEQMYRRSRPTGGPAPRTVDPASQLLREIRRLPTPATVAHLTVEGRTYLGHGAKGDVELHHHPLVRAYLDDLPAGHLVRGGDRHAELIVVSDVLHEYDHRRAAAGEAPLTMREAELLLFESPFQIFRVREPGDPAAGPADRACDFCLNFLVHFAVVGWSDLAYTRELRPETHTSPEPGRFPAEVASALVDGGWRPGRGDADIARIAILETQERVSGHPDLPAAQEALTRFPGLTSGRRGPGREVWISWFGIDPLHAAHTADTLADFGAVLGVRLFPIGSERQDSILAVDEHGRIFALDQAGEWFLGDDIDAALTTLLLGLAPARVRDDGTW from the coding sequence GTGATCGATCGCCAGCAGGCCGAGCAACTCGCCACGGTGTGGGCTCGCCGCGACTCGCAGCGCCTCGGCTACGAGTGCCGCCCGAGGATCGACGAGTTCGACCTGGGGTATGTGATCCGCTCGGTCGTAAGCCCCGACATCGACACCGTGCCGGGTGACCTGCCCACGACCGTGGTGGACAAGGAGACCGGCGAGGTCTCCACCTGGCCGCGGGTGCCGGTCGCCGCGGTCGAGCAGATGTACCGGCGCAGTCGCCCCACCGGTGGCCCGGCGCCACGCACGGTCGACCCGGCCAGCCAGCTGCTCCGCGAGATCCGGCGGCTGCCGACGCCGGCCACGGTCGCCCACCTCACCGTCGAGGGCCGCACGTACCTCGGCCACGGCGCCAAGGGCGACGTCGAGCTGCACCACCACCCGCTGGTCCGCGCGTACCTGGACGACCTGCCGGCCGGGCACCTGGTGCGGGGCGGCGACCGCCACGCCGAGCTGATCGTCGTCTCCGACGTCCTCCACGAGTACGACCACCGACGCGCCGCAGCGGGCGAGGCTCCGCTGACGATGCGGGAGGCGGAGCTGCTTCTCTTCGAATCCCCGTTCCAGATTTTCCGCGTGCGGGAACCAGGAGATCCGGCCGCCGGTCCGGCCGATCGAGCATGCGATTTCTGCCTGAACTTCCTGGTTCACTTCGCAGTGGTCGGGTGGTCGGATCTGGCATACACGCGGGAGTTGCGACCGGAGACGCACACCTCACCGGAGCCGGGCCGCTTCCCAGCTGAGGTGGCGAGTGCGCTTGTGGATGGCGGTTGGCGGCCCGGCCGCGGAGACGCAGACATCGCGCGGATCGCGATCCTTGAGACACAGGAGCGAGTCAGCGGCCATCCGGACCTTCCGGCTGCTCAGGAAGCACTCACGCGGTTTCCGGGCCTGACGTCCGGCCGTCGCGGCCCGGGACGAGAGGTGTGGATTTCCTGGTTCGGCATCGATCCACTCCATGCGGCGCACACCGCCGACACCCTCGCCGACTTCGGTGCCGTCCTCGGCGTTCGACTGTTCCCGATCGGCTCCGAACGGCAGGACAGCATCCTCGCGGTGGACGAGCACGGCCGGATCTTCGCCCTGGATCAGGCCGGCGAGTGGTTCCTCGGCGACGACATCGACGCCGCGCTCACCACGCTGCTGCTCGGCCTGGCCCCGGCCCGGGTCCGCGACGACGGCACCTGGTGA
- a CDS encoding aldehyde dehydrogenase family protein — MEPRAFYVAGRPVHGEGELTVTHPYDGRTVGRTTLATADQVEAAVAAAAGVAAQAAALPAHVRAAALDHVSRRLAERAEEVAALITAENGKPVKWARAEVGRAVSTFRWAAEEARRFSGELQRLDTDPAATGRIALVRRVPRGPVLGIAPFNFPLNLVAHKVAPAIAVGAPIIVKPAPATPLSALLLGEILAETELPEGMFSVLPLPNERAAELVADPRLPVVSFTGSGPVGAAIRRSAPEKHVTLELGGNAAAVICEDWAADEDLTFAAHRIAMFSNYQAGQSCIAVQRVFVHEWLYDGFLPRLVASVQELRVGDPASGLTDVGPLVSVEAAQRVEAWVDEAVMAGATIEVGGRRDGATYPPTVLSGVPADAKVCTEEVFGPVLVVARATDDRAAFAAVNDSAYGLQAGVFTHRLDVAFEAARVLEVGGVIVGDVPSYRADQMPYGGVKGSGVGREGLRSAMEDYTEPRVMVLTGVAL; from the coding sequence GTGGAGCCGAGAGCCTTCTATGTCGCCGGTCGCCCCGTCCACGGCGAGGGCGAGCTGACCGTCACCCACCCGTACGACGGCCGGACGGTGGGGCGTACCACGCTCGCCACGGCCGACCAGGTCGAGGCCGCCGTCGCGGCGGCGGCCGGCGTGGCGGCGCAGGCCGCGGCCCTGCCCGCGCACGTGCGGGCGGCGGCCCTGGACCACGTCTCCCGGCGGCTGGCGGAGCGGGCCGAGGAGGTCGCGGCGCTGATCACCGCCGAGAACGGCAAGCCGGTCAAGTGGGCGCGGGCCGAGGTGGGGCGCGCGGTGTCGACGTTCCGCTGGGCGGCGGAGGAGGCGCGGCGCTTCTCCGGCGAGTTGCAGCGCCTGGACACCGACCCGGCGGCGACCGGGCGGATCGCCCTGGTGCGCCGGGTGCCCCGTGGCCCCGTGCTGGGGATCGCGCCGTTCAACTTCCCGCTGAACCTGGTGGCGCACAAGGTCGCCCCGGCGATCGCGGTGGGCGCGCCGATCATCGTGAAGCCGGCCCCGGCGACGCCGCTGTCGGCGCTGCTGCTCGGGGAGATCCTGGCCGAGACCGAGCTGCCCGAGGGCATGTTCTCGGTGCTGCCGCTGCCCAACGAGCGGGCCGCCGAGCTGGTCGCCGACCCGCGCCTGCCGGTGGTGTCGTTCACCGGCTCCGGCCCGGTGGGCGCGGCGATCCGCCGGTCCGCGCCGGAGAAGCACGTGACGTTGGAGCTGGGCGGCAACGCGGCGGCGGTGATCTGCGAGGACTGGGCCGCCGACGAGGACCTGACCTTCGCCGCGCACCGGATCGCGATGTTCTCCAACTACCAGGCCGGGCAGTCGTGCATCGCCGTGCAGCGGGTCTTCGTGCACGAGTGGCTGTACGACGGCTTCCTGCCCCGGCTGGTCGCGTCGGTGCAGGAACTGCGGGTGGGCGACCCTGCCTCCGGGTTGACCGACGTCGGGCCGCTGGTCTCGGTGGAGGCGGCGCAGCGGGTGGAGGCGTGGGTGGACGAGGCGGTCATGGCCGGGGCCACCATCGAGGTGGGCGGCCGGCGCGACGGCGCCACCTACCCGCCGACCGTGCTCTCCGGCGTGCCCGCCGACGCGAAGGTCTGCACCGAGGAGGTCTTCGGGCCGGTCCTGGTGGTCGCGCGGGCCACCGACGACCGCGCCGCGTTCGCCGCTGTCAACGACTCGGCGTACGGGTTGCAGGCGGGGGTGTTCACCCACCGCCTGGACGTGGCGTTCGAGGCCGCGCGGGTGCTGGAGGTCGGCGGGGTGATCGTCGGGGACGTGCCGTCTTATCGCGCAGACCAGATGCCGTACGGGGGCGTCAAGGGGAGTGGCGTGGGGCGTGAGGGGCTGCGCAGCGCGATGGAGGACTACACCGAGCCGCGGGTGATGGTGCTGACCGGCGTGGCGCTCTAG
- a CDS encoding gamma-aminobutyraldehyde dehydrogenase: MSDQQQLRNFVNGQYVEPADGGYADLIDPCTGEVFAQAPVSGAADVDAAMKAAATAFETWRDTTPGERQKAMLKLADAVEARAAELVDAEVRNTGKPRQLTADEELPPAVDQFRFFAGAARLLEGRSAGEYMAGHTSYVRREPIGVCAQVTPWNYPLMMAVWKIAPALAAGNTVVLKPSDTTPVSTLLLAEIASEFFPPGVFNVVCGDRDTGRTLVSHPTPQLVSITGSTRAGMEVASAAAPDLKRTHLELGGKAPVVLFDDADVAAAAEAIAVGGYFNAGQDCTAATRVLAGPRVYDDFVAALAEQARNTKTGAPDDEDVLYGPLNNANQLARVSGFVERLPDHASVETGGSRLGERGYFYAPTVVSGVRQADEIIQDEVFGPVITVQRFSDEDEAVRWANGVDYGLSASVWTRDHGRAMRMTRRLDFGCVWVNTHIPFVSEMPHGGFKHSGHGKDLSVYSLEDYTRIKHVMHNIEG; the protein is encoded by the coding sequence ATGAGCGACCAGCAGCAGCTGCGCAACTTCGTCAACGGCCAGTACGTCGAACCGGCGGACGGCGGGTACGCCGACCTGATCGACCCGTGCACCGGTGAGGTCTTCGCCCAGGCCCCCGTCTCCGGTGCGGCGGACGTGGACGCGGCGATGAAGGCCGCCGCCACCGCCTTCGAGACCTGGCGGGACACCACCCCCGGCGAGCGGCAGAAGGCGATGCTCAAGCTCGCCGACGCCGTCGAGGCCCGCGCCGCCGAGCTGGTCGACGCGGAGGTGCGCAACACCGGCAAGCCGCGCCAGCTCACCGCCGACGAGGAACTGCCGCCGGCGGTCGACCAGTTCCGTTTCTTCGCCGGTGCCGCCCGCCTGCTCGAAGGCCGCTCGGCCGGCGAGTACATGGCCGGGCACACCTCGTACGTGCGGCGCGAGCCGATCGGCGTCTGCGCCCAGGTGACGCCCTGGAACTACCCGCTGATGATGGCGGTCTGGAAGATCGCCCCGGCGCTCGCCGCCGGCAACACGGTGGTGCTCAAGCCGTCCGACACCACCCCGGTGTCGACGCTGCTGCTGGCCGAGATCGCCTCGGAGTTCTTCCCGCCGGGCGTGTTCAACGTGGTCTGCGGCGACCGCGACACCGGTCGTACCCTCGTCTCGCACCCGACCCCGCAGCTGGTGTCGATCACCGGCTCGACCCGCGCGGGCATGGAGGTCGCCTCCGCGGCCGCGCCGGACCTCAAGCGGACCCACCTGGAGCTGGGCGGCAAGGCCCCGGTGGTGCTCTTCGACGACGCGGACGTCGCGGCGGCGGCCGAGGCGATCGCGGTCGGCGGCTACTTCAACGCCGGCCAGGACTGCACCGCCGCCACCCGGGTGCTGGCCGGCCCTCGCGTGTACGACGACTTCGTCGCGGCGCTCGCCGAGCAGGCCCGCAACACGAAGACCGGCGCGCCGGACGACGAGGACGTGCTCTACGGCCCGCTGAACAACGCCAACCAGCTGGCCCGGGTCAGCGGCTTCGTCGAGCGGCTGCCGGACCACGCCAGCGTGGAGACGGGTGGCTCCCGGCTCGGCGAGCGCGGCTACTTCTACGCCCCGACCGTCGTCTCCGGGGTACGGCAGGCCGACGAGATCATCCAGGACGAGGTGTTCGGCCCGGTCATCACCGTGCAGCGCTTCTCCGACGAGGACGAGGCGGTGCGCTGGGCCAACGGCGTCGACTACGGCCTGTCCGCCTCGGTCTGGACGAGGGACCACGGCCGGGCGATGCGGATGACCCGCCGGCTCGACTTCGGCTGCGTCTGGGTGAACACCCACATCCCGTTCGTCTCCGAAATGCCGCACGGCGGCTTCAAGCATTCCGGGCACGGCAAGGACCTCTCGGTCTACAGCCTGGAGGACTACACCCGGATCAAGCACGTCATGCACAACATCGAGGGCTGA
- the gabT gene encoding 4-aminobutyrate--2-oxoglutarate transaminase, producing MTSSEELHKRRGAAVARGVGSTISSYVDHAGGGTITDVEGRQWIDFAAGIAVANVGNSAPRVVEAVKAQVERFTHTCFMVAPYESYVAVCEQLNAITPGDFEKRSALFNSGAEAVENAVKIARHATGRPAVVVFDHAYHGRTNLTMALTAKNMPYKHRFGPFAGEIYRVPMSYPLRDGGLSGAEAAARAIEMVEKQVGAENVAALLIEPIQGEGGFVVPAAGFLPALREWATAAGVVFVADEIQTGFCRTGQWFACEHEEVVPDLITLAKGIAGGLPLAAVTGRAELMDAVHVGGLGGTYGGNPIACAAALASIETMRELDLTCAAQRIETVMAARLRTIAERDPRIAEVRGRGAMLAVELVQPGTLVPDPAAAAAISAACHAAGLLTLTCGTYGNVLRFLPPLVISDDELARGLDILDAAFG from the coding sequence GTGACGTCGTCAGAGGAACTGCACAAGCGGCGCGGCGCGGCGGTGGCCCGCGGCGTCGGCAGCACCATCTCGTCCTACGTGGACCATGCTGGCGGCGGCACCATCACCGACGTCGAGGGCCGGCAGTGGATCGACTTCGCGGCGGGCATCGCGGTCGCCAACGTGGGCAACTCCGCGCCCCGGGTGGTCGAGGCGGTGAAGGCGCAGGTCGAACGCTTCACCCACACCTGCTTCATGGTCGCGCCGTACGAGTCGTACGTGGCGGTCTGCGAGCAGCTCAACGCGATCACCCCGGGGGACTTCGAGAAGCGCTCGGCGCTGTTCAACTCCGGCGCCGAGGCGGTGGAGAACGCCGTGAAGATCGCCCGGCACGCCACCGGGCGACCGGCGGTGGTGGTCTTCGACCACGCGTACCACGGTCGGACCAACCTGACCATGGCGCTGACCGCGAAGAACATGCCGTACAAGCACCGGTTCGGGCCGTTCGCCGGGGAGATCTACCGGGTGCCGATGTCGTACCCGCTGCGCGACGGGGGCCTCTCCGGGGCCGAGGCGGCGGCCCGGGCCATCGAGATGGTGGAGAAGCAGGTCGGCGCGGAGAACGTCGCCGCGCTGCTGATCGAGCCGATCCAGGGCGAGGGCGGCTTCGTCGTACCCGCGGCGGGGTTCCTGCCGGCGCTGCGCGAGTGGGCGACGGCGGCCGGGGTGGTCTTCGTCGCCGACGAGATCCAGACCGGGTTCTGCCGGACCGGGCAGTGGTTCGCCTGCGAGCACGAGGAGGTCGTGCCGGATCTGATCACCCTGGCCAAGGGCATCGCCGGCGGGCTGCCGCTGGCGGCGGTGACCGGCCGGGCGGAGCTGATGGACGCGGTGCACGTCGGTGGCCTCGGCGGCACCTACGGCGGCAACCCGATCGCCTGCGCGGCAGCGCTGGCCAGCATCGAGACCATGCGGGAGCTGGACCTGACCTGCGCGGCGCAGCGGATCGAGACGGTGATGGCCGCGCGGCTGCGCACCATCGCCGAGCGTGACCCGCGCATCGCCGAGGTACGCGGCCGGGGCGCGATGCTCGCGGTGGAGCTGGTGCAGCCCGGCACCCTCGTCCCGGACCCGGCCGCCGCGGCGGCGATCTCGGCGGCCTGCCACGCCGCCGGCCTGCTCACCCTGACCTGCGGCACCTACGGCAACGTGCTGCGCTTCCTCCCGCCGCTGGTCATCTCCGACGACGAGTTGGCCCGGGGTCTGGACATCCTGGACGCCGCCTTCGGCTGA
- a CDS encoding GntR family transcriptional regulator, with the protein MIEFVLDGRSKVNTYMQLVQQVRQALRVGLLTPGDQLPKVRDVAQSLAINPNTVLKAYRELEIEGLVEGRPGVGTFVRRTLAGASLPNQAELREDLVAWLHRAQAAGLTAEDVVALVETTLRATLADDAPQKEPA; encoded by the coding sequence GTGATCGAGTTCGTGCTGGACGGCCGGTCCAAGGTGAACACGTACATGCAGCTGGTTCAGCAGGTCAGACAGGCTCTGCGGGTCGGGCTGCTGACACCCGGCGACCAACTGCCGAAGGTCCGCGACGTCGCGCAGTCGCTGGCGATCAACCCGAACACCGTGCTCAAGGCGTACCGAGAGCTGGAGATCGAGGGACTGGTCGAGGGGCGCCCCGGGGTGGGCACCTTCGTCCGACGCACCCTCGCCGGCGCCTCCCTGCCCAATCAGGCCGAGCTACGCGAAGACCTGGTCGCATGGCTGCACCGGGCGCAGGCCGCCGGCCTCACGGCCGAGGACGTCGTCGCCCTGGTGGAGACCACGCTACGAGCCACCCTCGCCGACGATGCCCCGCAGAAGGAGCCCGCGTGA